A genome region from Leptodactylus fuscus isolate aLepFus1 chromosome 6, aLepFus1.hap2, whole genome shotgun sequence includes the following:
- the LOC142210514 gene encoding nicotinamide N-methyltransferase-like has translation MDNPVTSQKDYHKEFNAKDFLRSYYHAEEGNLREWAEFVMQHLHETFTKGAVRGETLLDFGTGPSIYQLLSACEVFDKIIASDLLEQNLAELQKWLKKDPEAFDWTHMIKYVCELEGNREDYEKKAETLRSKVKEVLICDALKRNPYDPVIVPPVDCLLCCLCLEMPCRDITSYCNVLKNFQDLIKPGGHLMIMSALNATYTHIGKRCFSVLTSKPEDLEMAFKEAGYHIEKAVYAPRIDKSRVDVTDFGGKYFIHARKPM, from the exons ATGGACAACCCTGTGACCTCTCAGAAAGACTACCATAAGGAATTCAATGCCAAAGATTTCTTAAGGTCTTACTATCATGCAGAAGAGGGAAATTTAAGAGAATGGGCAGAATTTGTAATGCAACATTTACATGAAACTTTCACTAAAG gtgcagtaagaggagagacaCTGCTTGATTTTGGAACCGGACCCTCCATTTATCAGCTCCTCTCTGCTTGTGAAGTGTTTGATAAAATCATTGCCTCAGATCTCCTTGAACAAAACCTTGCTGAATTACAAAAATGGCTGAAGAAGGATCCAGAAGCTTTTGACTGGACTCACATGATCAAATATGTGTGTGAGCTGGAAGGAAACAG GGAAGATTATGAAAAAAAAGCTGAGACACTCCGCAGTAAGGTGAAAGAAGTCCTGATATGTGACGCTCTGAAGAGAAACCCTTATGATCCGGTCATTGTGCCACCAGTTGATTGTCTCCTGTGCTGTCTCTGTCTTGAAATGCCATGTAGAGATATAACGTCATACTGTAATGTTCTGAAAAACTTCCAGGATTTGATAAAACCCGGAGGTCACCTTATGATTATGAGTGCACTGAATGCTACTTATACTCATATCGGTAAAAGGTGTTTCAGTGTATTGACCTCAAAACCGGAAGATCTGGAGATGGCCTTCAAAGAAGCTGGTTATCATATTGAAAAGGCAGTGTATGCGCCGCGTATTGATAAATCCAGGGTGGATGTTACTGATTTTGGTGGCAAATATTTTATTCATGCCCGTAAACCAATGTAA